The following proteins are co-located in the Anomalospiza imberbis isolate Cuckoo-Finch-1a 21T00152 chromosome 1, ASM3175350v1, whole genome shotgun sequence genome:
- the MYC gene encoding myc proto-oncogene protein, with protein sequence MPLSAGFSSKNYDYDYDSVQPYFYFEEEEENFYLAAQQRGSELQPPAPSEDIWKKFELLPTPPLSPSRRSSLAAASCFPSTADQLEIVTELLGGDMVNQSFICDPDDETVKSIIIQDCMWSGFSAAAKLEKVVSEKLASYQAARREGGPAARPGPPPAAPPAPPPGLAASPAASASLYLHDLGAAAADCIDPSVVFPYPLSERAPRAAPPGASPASLLGDDTPPTTSSDSEEEQEEDEEIDVVTLAEANEYESSTESSSTETSEEHSKPHQSPLVLKRCHVNIHQHNYAAPPSTKVEYPAAKRLRLDSGRVLKQISNNRKCSSPRTSDSEENDKRRTHNVLERQRRNELKLSFFALRDEIPEVANNEKAPKVVILKKATEYVLSIQSEEHRLIAEKEQLRRRREQLKHKLEQLRNCCA encoded by the exons ATGCCGCTCAGCGCCGGCTTCTCCAGCAAGAACTACGACTACGACTACGACTCTGTGCAGCCCTACTTTTACTtcgaggaggaggaagagaactTCTACCTGGCGGCGCAGCAGCGGGGCAGcgagctgcagccccccgcCCCGTCCGAGGACATATGGAAGAAGTTTGAGCTGCTGCCCACGCCGCCCCTCTCCCCCAGCCGCCGCTCCAGCCTGGCCGCCGCCTCCTGCTTCCCCTCCACCGCCGACCAGCTGGAGATTGTGACCGAACTCCTCGGGGGGGACATGGTCAACCAGAGCTTCATCTGCGACCCGGACGACGAGACAGTCAAGTCCATCATCATCCAGGACTGCATGTGGAGCGGCTTCTCCGCCGCCGCCAAGCTGGAGAAGGTGGTCTCGGAGAAGCTGGCGTCCTACCAGGCAGCCCGCCGAGAGGggggccccgccgcccgccccggaccgccgcccgccgcgccgccaGCACCGCCACCCGGACTGGCCGCGTCCCCCGCCGCCTCCGCCAGCCTCTACCTGCACGACctgggcgccgccgccgccgacTGCATCGACCCCTCGGTGGTCTTTCCCTACCCGCTGAGCGAGCGGGCCCCgcgggccgcgccgcccggcgccAGCCCCGCGTCCCTGCTGGGCGACGACACGCCGCCCACGACCAGCAGCGACTCCG aaGAAGAACAAGAGGAAGATGAGGAAATTGATGTTGTTACATTAGCTGAAGCAAATGAATATGAATCCAGCACAGAgtccagcagcacagaaacGTCAGAAGAGCACAGTAAGCCCCACCAAAGCCCGCTGGTTCTCAAACGGTGTCATGTCAACATTCATCAGCACAATTATGCCGCTCCTCCCTCCACCAAGGTTGAATATCCAGCTGCAAAAAGGCTAAGGTTGGACAGTGGCAGAGTACTCAAACAGATCAGCAACAACCGAAAATGCTCCAGTCCGCGCACTTCAGATTCAGAAGAGAACGACAAGAGGAGAACACACAACGTCTTGGAGCGCCAGAGGAGAAATGAGCTGAAGTTGAGTTTCTTTGCCTTGCGTGATGAGATACCCGAGGTGGCCAACAATGAAAAGGCTCCCAAGGTTGTTATCCTGAAAAAAGCAACAGAGTACGTTCTTTCCATCCAGTCGGAGGAACACAGACTGATTGCAGAGAAAGAGCAGTTGAGGCGGAGGAGAGAACAGTTGAAACACAAACTTGAGCAGCTAAGGAACTGTTGTGCATAG